The genomic window TGTTAATGCTACTTGCAATATGGATGTGGGTAGATCCAACATTTTCCTTAAGTATGGTACAAGATGAAGCCAGTTACTATACAGGTGTATATCTTATTCTATTCGTTGGAACATTGCTTCTAATCGTTGGATTTCTTGGGTGTGCAGCTGCAATAAGTGAATCTCAATGTTCACTCGttcttgtaatatatatataatagtaattatttatacattttatttcaaaacataatttgttttacagtATTTCTGTCTATTACTTGCTGTTCTCGTGGCTCAGATATCAGCTGCTGTCTGGATGTATGCAAATAATGATAAGTTGGTAGAATTAGTTCGATATACTGTTAAAACAACTGTTCAATCAGAGTATGGCTCAATTGAAGGCCGCACAGAAACATTTGATGCTATCCAGAGTGGCGtaagtattaattgtttaataaataatgttaatcattttttctttttaagatAAACCTCAGCTCCTAAGCCATTGGCTTACTATtcttaacttatattaaactaattttttttttttttttaataattataggagTTGCTTTACTTCTAATAAATGTCTAGTATGTTTTGTTGTTATAgtgaatgtgttaaattttaactcaataataacataaattattactaaaaactatTCTTAACAGAGATGGTATTAGCCTCTTTtgttattaagaatattttaaaatttatttatgttactaataattactattagttATGTTAAGTTGAACTATTTCTCTCCAGAAACATTGAAAATACTatgagatatattatttttattaacttcaaaattatacataaatataaatgtatgttgtatGATTGGCATGAATAAGATCATGGTATAAAtatctgaatttttaaatattttaagtttctttatctatagataatagcaaaaaaaaaaataaaattattatttttcattaaagaaTCTATTcaatttcaacaatattttaacttcaaattcttataaaatatgagtaaaagtgcataatatttatttttaatacttttaaatttttctaaaaacaatgcatgaggaaccttgtattaaatttataaatatcttgatcagattaaattgtttttattaacattcatagaataataagtacaatttcaagtttctatttaagcaaaatatttttaaaatgatattaggTCTGGAGTGGTAATATAATTCTTAAGTgtacatttcaatttattctacatacataattttttagttatttctttttaattttaaaaatttaaaaatttaattagatttgGTCAAAAATGGTGTGGAAGtattctactttttttttagtttttcacagttattaaaaatcttgggtattttaaaatgttgactcCAAAGGACCAAATATATCCAAAACATCTATTAAAAACCATCCTCAATGTTTATGTTTGAAGCATTTTGACTGCCTTAACTCTGctgcaaatattaaatataaatatttatagtagttttaagttataaagaaTATCACATTTcacaattcaaattattttaatttatgaatttattttaaattgaaaattatttgaattttttaagttaactaTCAAACAATATCATGTTTATTGGAGTACAAACATtagtaacataattataaattaaatacatttatttatagcaacaattatttgacaaattaatattaaaataatattaagctcATTTtagaataagaattaattattatttttaaacgtgtatgaatgtattaatataatatgtttatcattgtataatttatgtaatatatttaattgtgtgtagtaaacttatattttattaaagcttcaaatttatgttttagtttGAATGTTGTGGTGCATCAGGCCCATCTGATTGGGCTGGGAGCAAATATAATAACCCACAGACTGAAAGTCTAGGACTTGCAATAAGTTCTCCAGAACAGTCATATAAAATTCCTGCTTCTTGTTGTAAAGGTGACCCTAAACAATGTTTAGATGCTCAAACAGCTGTAGCTTCAGGACCAATttctgaattaatttattcagaggtataaatgtataattaagttatttgatttaatttttattgagaaataaacaaaaaaataatattaggtatttgcTATAGTACATAGTAggttcattaatttaatatttttgtttagtatttaaaattgcagGTTAATTGATACTAATTAAAGTTAACaaactatgaaaataattagatgacaattcttttcatttttgaattatgagagataaaattttattacatttaatagttttttttttttacctaactatttactatttcttGATATCAAATTAAGCCTAAATTATAACTCGtttgaaatatgatttattattttcagggATGCAccgaaaaattattgtatacttcaCGGAAGAGTATGATTATATTCCTTGTATTGCTGGTGGCAATTGGTTCAGTTGAATTCTTTGGTTTAGTTTTggcattaatattatgttgtgctATAAGAGCAGtcaatacatacaaaaattaaattatgatgtcAATTGATTTAATCTAACTTATACAAAATAGCCCTAAATGTATTCTAAAATTCTGAttcaatactaattataaattatcattaatttcattaatttgtcTATTGTTATTGCTTAATGATTCAGTGACTaacattagaattaaaataagcaaatcattttattttattttactcaaacAATGGTCAAGCAACTATaccttttatgtatattatccttACATCACTATATGTATTCACTCCATCTTAAAGTGTTCAAATTGAATTTAGTATCttcctttttttattacattattgtatagactatttttttacatcacaaaataactaacaatttgtaatgaatagaaaaatagagtttagacatataaatatttatttaatgtatcaattttttaaatatttaatttataattagttgatCTAATTCAGTATTAACCACTCTTAGAttcactataatttatttattaatcaattttggttttttacaaaataatcttgtcaaattatttttttttatatatttgtgtcataatattatttaatatgcttAAATAATAACCCATGactgttattatatagaattttttacttatgtgttcttgttttttttttttttttattgttattattttttttttttttatatatatatagaaattagatattttaattttacttttaatacatataacaaaacaaaatatttataaattatagtaaaattgttctataatgtattttgtatgctTAAAAGtactaaacaatataattacaaaatgccATCATAGATTTTAAGGTCACTTTAgtcatgtaattttaaaattgatttaatttaactaatttgaGCTAATATTAGTTCCTAGTCTTATTGATTATTCTCAAGATATTGTCGTgtgtcaaaaatattgatcTGTTAATGATGATAGTGTAAgttgtttatgaaatttataacaagaatatttatttagatttgatTGCTTTTATATactgaaatgtattattttattaaaacaattaactataagttataacaactGCTAaacattgttaatttttctaataaacttAACATTATATCTTATGTGTTatctattacattaaattgaactaaaacttgttttatttggtacattttgtttttttgaatatctaatggcaattaattaaattgcagaattatataagatataattcaTGATTTATATTGACTATCAATCAATAAGGTGTTTTGAAAAAAGACATCTTTCTTTAACCTTAGCTGgcctctttttttttattagtattttaaatattaataacagtaCTACAGaagtacaaattaataaactattctttctttttttaaacagtaacACTTTTTAATGGATTTCAATAGcccaatttttttgaaaatctttaTGGTCAAATTATCAATTTCGATTTACTATTAAggatatacaaatatatggcACATTATGTACATCTTTTAGTTAttcacatacctatatatatatggatagCATTAACTTGTTATATGGTTCAAGGATTTCTTTCTATAGAAGTGATTAAGGTCCAGTGTTATGATGAGattataatgatgatgatgatgatgttaATGATAATGGTGGTAAATTTAggaattatgttttatcatatatGACTTATACAATGATggattgtttgaaaataaaaatgttaataagatTTTCTTTTGTTCTCTAACATACTATAAGGTAAATCCATTGTAATCACACATGATACATTTATCAAATTCATTTATGTGATTGATTATGTCAATGTaaagtaaactataatattttagaacgcacatatacatttaaaaagtaatctatataatacaaaataataattaataaattaattttatttatacaaatgtattacttatataatttacaacttaTATAAGTTCCTACAaagaagtttaaaaattgtattttttaaaccatattatataataatcaagaaaaatataacataacataattaaaactatttgaatgtaaaatgaattaacaatattatacagtataagtttacaatttattaaatgacaaGTATTAACGccaagataatttattttggtgcataaatcatatttatttactaaatgtgGTGCCATGATCATGTGTACCAGTTGGCCACTTTGttactgattttattttgacaatatatatgttatggaTTAAGTGCAAAATGTAAcctaaattaactatatttctgactttgttattgatataattaaaagtcaTGGtagttatattactatacaattaaattaagttaaaaaggcaggccaaaaaaatattgtaataaaattaaatttgattgtgATATCAAACCAGGTTTAAATATGCTATTGTTTGGGAATCCATTTctgaaatagttaatattgatttaagggatcatttttgaaaaaataaaagtgaatatGGTAAATACGTTGGTTTTATAAGATAACTAttgaaataagaaaaaaaataataattgatatgtataatataatttttactggaTATGTTGACAATTTTGCgttatctaaatttattttactccataacatatacataagttaagaaaatacaataaaaaaatatatattaaatattgaccaTGAAGGACTTTTGTTTCATGGTTTCTATATTATTGCAGTtagtatttgaatatattaaaaatatttaagtaagtcatcataaaaccataattattataatataataaattataattattgaagctATTTGTCTAGTAGCCCTAAAAATGGTTATAAATGTGATACATtgttagttaatatattagtagCATTCCATATCTTTAGGAGAcaacaataagtaattaacatttattcatttattgtttaaactatGAGATTAAaagattgaaatattttaatctatttggATTACAAGTATTAGCACCATATTTAatgattctaaaataatattaaatacaggcCAAATAAAATTCTTGGTTTGTATAGAAGATGTATAGCATCttgtaatacttaatttagaGATCATGAAATCAGGCACATAgccaaaattgtattaagaaaaattggttttgattctaaatattgttataatacttttgaaaaatcaaaaaaatgtatatcatagAAAATGTTCTGGAGAATTTGGTCCCTATAAACTCATTGAACATGTGCCtgcaaaaaaagtatattttctaataaagaataaagtatttacatttaatataattgcacataaatagtcaatatttaatttacaattagatGATTAAACCCATGGCCTTTGAtaatactcaataataataccataacaacaattattagaaaaaagtaacttaacgTTTGCCATTTGGCTCTACTTAACGTGGATGTATACTTTGATCAAAACAAGTAGAACTTAATTGTTGGGTATTAGACTGTTCTTTGATTTGTAATCTCTGTTGATTTTGATCAGATTGATAATGCAATGGAGTTGAAGTATAAGGTGTACCTGGGTCAGATGTATTTTGTACTTTGGATGGTAACATTTCatgaaaacttataaaatgccGCCGTAAATAAAGcttatttttgaatgttttacCACATAAAGGACAAACGACACAACCAGgtttatgaattaattcaaTGTGTTGCCTTAAGTTAGATAAACTGCTATATTGACGACCACACTCTGGACATGGTCGTGGATCCAAAGAATGACACCTCTGTTTTTCTGGTTGAGTTGATGGAGTTGTTTCAGTAGATTGTTGCCAATAATTTGTTTCTATTTTCCTTCGTTTCTGtgatacagaaaaaaaaataaaaaataaattattttatacatttcaataattaatcacaacatacaattatttcattgGGATTCACAAGTTGATTGAGTTGATCTAATTGATTAGCAAATAATCCATCATCATGATTATCCATAGAATCAATAACATCGTTTTTTGGAACATCTTGCTCTACATTTTCACATAAGGAAGGCAAAATTGAActctgaaataaaatttagaaaattataatttttttgattttttaattcactaaTAGTTTgcaca from Aphis gossypii isolate Hap1 chromosome 1, ASM2018417v2, whole genome shotgun sequence includes these protein-coding regions:
- the LOC114123633 gene encoding CD82 antigen-like, producing MALTGCYAFMKHVVTLLNILYLSCGLLLMLLAIWMWVDPTFSLSMVQDEASYYTGVYLILFVGTLLLIVGFLGCAAAISESQCSLVLYFCLLLAVLVAQISAAVWMYANNDKLVELVRYTVKTTVQSEYGSIEGRTETFDAIQSGFECCGASGPSDWAGSKYNNPQTESLGLAISSPEQSYKIPASCCKGDPKQCLDAQTAVASGPISELIYSEGCTEKLLYTSRKSMIIFLVLLVAIGSVEFFGLVLALILCCAIRAVNTYKN
- the LOC114123634 gene encoding protein abrupt-like — its product is MNSSTQYSMRWDDFSSHFTNEFVSLRNDEQFVDVTLCCDDQFIKAHKVILSACSPYFKKILMMNPSKHVTVIMHNVEYELMKTLVDFMYLGEVLVNQNNVDRFFKLAKTFNIKGFQNGFNKNESSILPSLCENVEQDVPKNDVIDSMDNHDDGLFANQLDQLNQLVNPNEIIKRRKIETNYWQQSTETTPSTQPEKQRCHSLDPRPCPECGRQYSSLSNLRQHIELIHKPGCVVCPLCGKTFKNKLYLRRHFISFHEMLPSKVQNTSDPGTPYTSTPLHYQSDQNQQRLQIKEQSNTQQLSSTCFDQSIHPR